From one Dermacentor variabilis isolate Ectoservices chromosome 3, ASM5094787v1, whole genome shotgun sequence genomic stretch:
- the LOC142575502 gene encoding uncharacterized protein LOC142575502 produces MAGRSVRVITLGDPNDVVCMDEGVRVFAVDPSAQQSQMMAATRQSSLTKVFCGPVETIGMPAPPKIKGSRLDWRITPEGGLEVTVGRPLTKEEEEKRERDRGKEGQDDKDKDKDKGAAKPAAASGSGTKLATVASLKSALCDPLSLLANKRLPICFETTLGQETAPGLTSVTVINEQPGNPVVVQPRPAPVPSSRGCGPAGVQVICSSDSYGGYQQPTVTTCSGGGGYQQPFVKTCSGGGGGSFTGVRILTDSSSSMGRRCEQLLPEPCPAMQTIRIMDDAMANRRSSSRVVHIFEDPPGPSRSMRGSSRDRQVSARVVHIEEECPDFD; encoded by the exons ATGGCCGGCAGGAGCGTTCGCGTCATCACGCTGGGCGACCCCAACGACGTGGTCTGCATGGACGAAGGCGTGCGCGTGTTCGCGGTCGACCCCTCGGCGCAGCAGTCGCAGATGATGGCCGCTACCCGCCAGTCTTCGCTCACCAAGGTCTTCTGCGGCCCCGTGGAGACCATCGGCATGCCCGCGCCCCCGAAGATCAAGGGGTCGCGCCTCGACTGGCGCATCACGCCCGAGGGAGGCCTCGAGGTGACCGTGGGCCGACCGCTGACCaaggaggaggaagagaagcGGGAGCGTGACCGCGGCAAGGAAGGCCAGGACGACAAGGACAAGGACAAGGACAAGGGCGCCGCAAAGCCCGCCGCCGCCTCGGGCTCCGGCACCAAGCTGGCCACTGTGGCCAGCCTGAAGAGCGCGCTTTGCGACCCGCTCTCGCTGCTGGCGAACAAGCGGCTGCCCATCTGCTTCGAGACGACGCTCGGCCAGGAGACGGCGCCGGGTCTGACGTCGGTCACCGTCATCAACGAGCAGCCCGGAAATCCGGTCGTGGTACAGCCGCGGCCCGCGCCTGTGCCATCGAGCAGAGGGTGTGGCCCTGCCGGTGTGCAG GTCATCTGCAGCagcgacagctacggcggctaccAGCAACCCACTGTCACGACctgcagcggtggcggcggctaCCAGCAACCCTTTGTCAAGACctgcagcggtggcggcggcggcagcttcACCGGCGTTCGCATCCTGACTGACTCGTCTTCCTCGATGGGTCGGCGCTGTGAGCAGCTGCTTCCCGAGCCGTGTCCCGCGATGCAAACGATACGCATCATGGACGACGCCATGGCGAACCGTCGTAGCTCGTCCCGCGTGGTGCACATCTTCGAGGACCCGCCCGGGCCGTCGCGGTCGATGAGAGGATCGTCGCGCGATCGACAGGTCTCCGCGCGCGTGGTGCACATCGAGGAGGAGTGTCCCGACTTCGACTGA